From one Dermacentor variabilis isolate Ectoservices chromosome 3, ASM5094787v1, whole genome shotgun sequence genomic stretch:
- the LOC142573855 gene encoding uncharacterized protein LOC142573855 yields the protein MRKESSGRSDEDAHANRKDYFLFHSTCLVTLLSQCRTRLSASCTVKLFYTGTRITAETECPYAHVHTWSSQPLVGTKPRGNIDLATALLFSGSSPTSALRMMRLMGVQVMSDQAFFNYLKAYLLPSVTTVWDEHQKTLLTELSDNSLQLCGDGRCDSPGHSAKLLSHSFLCPEKRKIIRTEQVQVKESEQVQASAQMEKEGLVRGLKFLSEQGMTVSSLTIDRHSGIKKHMRLQSPEINHHFDVWHVAKGIRKKLTQAITNHLYWCACACGGNGDMLVAAWSSMLNHIKNRHEGHGGLYPRCLHEQSRRKQWLTADSPAYKQIERIVAAPLLLKDIRQLSPSVQTYSLESFHSVLNGFAPKSTAFTYEGMKARTLIAALHFNENSQREQARSCDGAEQWRIKSSKVRQSTSTACALKTAPTFDYVKDLHKKLMELCAQYETFSKALAQVEKSVPAAFSSRDDQRVPNRDLVAAHKAWFLKF from the exons CTGGTCACCCTTTTGAGTCAGTGTCGCACTCGTTTGTCAGCTTCATGCACAGTGAAGCTGTTTTACACTGGCACACGCATTACAGCAGAAACTGAATGTCCATACGCACATGTGCATACGTGGTCCAGCCAGCCACTTGTTGGAACCAAGCCGAGGGGCAACATCGACCTGGCAACGGCTCTGCTTTTTTCCGGCTCAAGTCCTACTAGTGCTCTCAGGATGATGCGGCTGATGGGTGTGCAAGTCATGAGCGACCAGGCTTTCTTCAATTACCTGAAGGCATACCTTCTTCCTTCAGTCACCACG GTCTGGGATGAGCATCAGAAAACTTTGCTGACAGAGCTCAGCGATAACAGCCTGCAGCTTTGCGGGGATGGGCGATGTGATTCCCCTGGCCACAGCGCCAAGTTACTCTCGCACTCCTTTCTGTGCCCTGAAAAGAGGAAAATCATACGCACAGAGCAAGTTCAAGTGAAGGAG AGTGAACAAGTGCAGGCAAGTGCCCAGATGGAAAAAGAGGGCCTCGTAAGAGGTCTCAAATTTCTTTCTGAGCAAGGCATGACTGTGAGCTCATTGACTATAGACCGCCACTCGGGAATTAAGAAGCACATGCGGCTGCAAAGTCCGGAGATCAATCATCACTTTGatgtgtggcatgttgcaaagg GCATCAGGAAAAAGCTGACT CAAGCCATCACCAACCACCTGTACTGGTGTGCATGCGCTTGCGGTGGCAACGGGGACATGCTGGTGGCGGCATGGAGTAGCATGCTGAACCACATTAAGAACAGACATGAAGGACATGGTGGCCTGTACCCCCGCTGTCTTCACGAACAATCCCGCCGCAAGCAATGGCTCACTGCTG ACTCTCCAGCCTACAAGCAAATTGAGCGCATTGTGGCAGCGCCACTGTTGCTGAAAGACATCCGCcagttgtcaccatctgttcagACATACAGCCTGGAGTCCTTCCACAGTGTTCTAAATGGTTTTGCCCCAAAGTCCACTGCATTCACATATGAAGGCATGAAGGCCCG CACACTGATTGCTGCGCTTCACTTCAACGAGAACTCCCAGCGAGAGCAAGCAAGGAGCTGTGATGGTGCAGAACAGTGGCGCATAAAGTCCTCCAAGGTCAGGCAAAGTACCTCGACAGCATGTGCACTCAAGACAGCTCCCACATTTG actaTGTGAAAGACCTGCACAAGAAATTGATGGAGCTGTGCGCACAGTATGAAACATTCTCCAAAGCACTTGCACAAGTGGAGAAAAGTGTTCCAGCTGCATTTTCATCTCGGGATGACCAAAGAGTGCCCAATAGAGACCTTGTAGCTGCACACAAAGCATGGTTCCTCAAGTTCTGA